GAATATACCGATGTCCTTTGCACTCAATCTTTGCCCCTTTGCGCTGTTGCCAAAACAATCTCATCTTAACTAAAAAATTTGGTAGCATTGCATCTGCGATTAGTGAAGCACCATCTTCAAAAAGTGCAAATTTTGACAATGGGTATTCCGAGTTGGATATTATGTTTAGAGGTTTTCCTTGATTAATGTTCACTGTTTGATATGTTTCACATTCCACGCAAAATAATCCTGATTTTTTAGCtccaattttttcaattgtcCGTTGAAGTTCTTCTAATGATTGTGGAACATTTTTTCCTTCCTCAATATCCCAATGGGTTACAAATGTAACTCCCATACTGCCAGATTATATAATATCTCAACTTTATTTTAGCATGAATGCGTTAATTTAAATCAGCTTGTACATATACAGAAAGAAGTATTGATACAAACAACAAGAAAATGCAGACCTGCATGACAAAAAGTGGTATAGTAGagtatatttcacaaaattctacAATGCTACTTCaatgtgaaaatgaattttgtCACAAAAAATGATATCTACAAAATTTTGGGGTCTGCAATCTGCTTTCAACttatcaaaaatattacaaagttATTCATTGTTTATGGAAAAATTTTCCCCTTATACcactagagcagggtggtccaaggttgtcggcctcgcgggccacaatagtgcctaGAGTatacagtgcaatacaaaacacaCACTtctattgtccaaacacattgatcattattagtcatttatcaagctaaaacgtacaaaaaccaccaaaaaaaacttactaaaacttGCACAAATCTTACTAGACTAgtctatatctacatttagtgtaaaatttcaaacttttcataacGAAGAAAATGTCGTTTTAGATCATCAGTcatcaccgacacaacttgcagacatattgGGCAAGTATTATGGTATGGTACCGGTATCCCATATCCAGtcaaaaaatctgtttgaattggtcagcattcttttcaaactcatgtttacaaaataatttacaaataacagcagattgattgattactgAATTTCACCAAATTTGGGATACATTAGGATAATtactaaatttcaaaaaagatcCGACAGGAATTATATTCAGTTACATGCGTAGCCAACCTAGGCTTATAGATTctttatattcgatttttacTTTTCTACGAAGcttattttgttagcatatattcccgaacaaaaaaatggaaagcCAGATAAATATTTAGTCTACCTAAGCACATAAATTAACCACGCTAGCtgcttcagctagccataacactactCAATTCAGtgactttaaaatattttttggttaTTTTCAAGATGAAACAACTCCAAGTGCAATTTTTTGTTTCCCTTCGCGCAAATGAGTCGCGGGCCACGGATAATGACGCGGCGgcccacatgtggcccgccggcctgggtttggaccaccctgtactAGAGGGTAGTAGGCCCTATCACTTATTAAAATATGTCGGTTTATTACGCACTTTATCCAGTTGTGGGATTCATCCTGTTCGCactggttctatagaaccgtctcacggaattttgagatcagcaaaccggttagcattgctggttactgtcaatggaTTTTTGCAAATTATCTGACACACCGATTTTTGAGATCAAGTAGCTCACGTGTGTGTagttttttcaaaatgtgaaaTGATCAAGTTCGCACGTAAATTGGACACGTTGGTgcacataacgatcgttttgcaatttttgttgttcttgttggacaagttagtgaacataacgatcgttttaatattatgttgttgttgttctttgacacttttggaCACCTTGTGGAAAAcgtaaaaagtcgcttttctttttgattactggaccaattgctcttttcagtggttaaagataaaaaaattctttagaaggctattacattcatctatttcaaatattcttgaTAGCactgtgggattcgtttttatGACACGTATTGGATTTGTTTTTGTGCTGTCACTCTTTTTGTTGTTCTTTTGATCACGCTCATGGAACGTCGGTGGTGTGGAACGAAATTCCTGCTTTGTCAAGcgtaggtaccggtagcgtcaaaggtacggTGAGCTGACTTggatgaccgtatggtcgtgtagcgaatgtgcattgtgtaactatgtattataatgtatttaacccgttcatattaatagcatgtaatatttcacaaaataagcCGCATTATGTTTGCTATGTATTGCCTTTCTCGTTTCGACCAATTTGATAACGTATCGTTTCCGGTTTGCCGAGAATGCTCtataatattgtgtttttttgtttcactcGATATATGACTTGTGATCTGACCGTAAACCTTTCGATTTATCCACACCCTATTAAGGAAACTCGATTTCGACGCACGTTGCAAATGGTATatggcagtggttcttaaactttttcgagcgcgacccaaatctgagttttatgaatactcgcgacccaatcctaaataacgcaaaatgtgtttttaatgttagtacagtttgactcaaatacagacaactatttattagaaacagtccattgactcagtgagattgatgaaactgaaatttccttttcattatatcttcaatacacagctctattttacataacgcaatacgcaagttgtcacgggtatcgaggcgattgcgagcttagttttgataaccgtcagtgccaaatatcctcgctcgcacaagtgccttgtcgcgaattgtagcagaaaggcgtccgctgtccgtcgcaaacacgacatcctagctggccttcggtatctctcgcaatatacaactttttactcatcaaatgtgcacacaccgcttcgttcgcggtaaatggtgcctcgagatgaagtcacattttctctagatattgaataatctaatgtcgagaagcgagctttttcattgcgtcgtctattacaatttacaataccaaaaagacacccatttttggttattttaatccactaagacgacattccacgcggtcaacacaacgttgcatggttaccgataccatgaaaataatacacgtgactggcatatcagaattgtgatgtaacaatgagctcaagacagttctttccgtgaatgaaattttatattccattatttttaaataccagagtttagaagctaaattgaaacattgggaaatcTGAAAATTCGTCcgtctcctcttagattgcccttgcattaacgaccttgtcgcgacccatttttaaaccttccgcgacccatgtttgggtcgcgacccatgctttaagaaccactggtatatGGTGTGTAACTCGCAATGTATCGCTTCGTTATtacttattttcattttatcaatttaatcgtcttgtattttattatcttttttcttattattatccatcataaacataaaaacacctcactataaaaatataaatattacaaaaccatcaaaataaaaattttgcgtATTCTCATTTCTTTTGTGTGTATTTCCTTGTTACTAAtcaattgttgtttttagatatCATGAGTCTTTTACTTCATACAGAATTTGATCCAGGTTCAATCTCAAGGATTCAATGGTTCAATAATTCTTCAAATCActcattattcaattttcagGATTTTTCTTCCTTATTATTTTGTTCAAGTTACCTCTAACATCAATTTTACGACCTTAAACATCTAATCAATTTCAATGCAATTTTTAGGACGAAACCCGCCATTTTATTCATTCTCAGTCTCTTCATTAAACATCAGAACCGTTTTACATTTTAAGGTGTCTCTTCCGGTACATCGtcgccattttgtttcaatgtatcgttacaatttcattttcaaatgttaaacATTTCAAAGCACCACGGAGAccctttgaaatttttttgtatttttgattttttttctctcacgtATTTTCTTGCTCTTGTAAACGACGTATATTCTCCCGTATACCTTAGCCATTATTCATCATATCGTACCTTTTATTGATTCgtgttttttgtgtttttagactTTCATCTCTCGGCGACCGgactacaaaatttaaaaaattaccaagttaattttttttactgtcgagggggaattgtgtagcgaatgtgcattgtgtaactatggattataatgtatttaaccctttcatattaatagcatgtaatatttcacaaaataggccGCATTATGTTTCGCAACAGCGATAATGCATTCGCTCCATGTATTGCCTTTCTCGTTTCGACCAATTTGATAACGTATCGTTTCCGGTTTGCCGAGAATGCTCtataatattgtgtttttttgtttcacttgATATATGACTTGTGATCTGACCGTAATATTACTGCATTAAGAATTAAGTGTTTacaattttatctgtatttggaatttggatcgtgcatcttttcaataatatacaacatGTCGACAATCATCAtcgtgtgcttattatcgtctgagggaatccagattggagtcacattccataacacgTGAAATTAATAACGTGGGAATCGAACTTTGAATATTAGGGTGAACAGTCTTTATCCCTAAGACCGCACCACATCTCCCTAtagtcgtatcgctccctccagtctTTACCATAaacagtgtttatttatttgtatttatgctttcatatttatatttgttttggttgacgaatcaataaatctctctctttctctcaTCAGTACGTTTCCAAGGGCtcaaaatctgacaaatcatggggctttcgtacgtaaaattgttggctttttctgctggcttttttatgtcttgatttggctttttttgatcgctggaGTCTGGGAACCCTGGTCCTGGTGCAAAATGTAAATAGAAAAAATTGTACCATTGGTCAATATTTCCCAGTCTATTAGGTCTGTGTGAcatgaaatattgtttattgttcttgaattatttttcatttggaTTATTCACCACACTTCATGAAATGTGTTTGTTAGCGAATATGTATGCTTTATATTACATTATTCGTCGTGGATGAGAGAACACGCTCATGGCAAAACGGCACAAGCTCATGGCAAAACGACTGCTTTGCTTTGATTAACGTGTCCATAGATTTGAGCATTTCtatcttgtttttatttgtattctcATTGGTATCGTtatgaagaaatcgcttttctgttcgattactggaacaatttgtatgaattctatgaaatttgatatttcgtccaaaatttcgctgtattattttttatccctgggaacacggattttagtccgCGTGATTCTGAAAAATTCTTACTACTGGAACCAGAgctttttgagggtaccggtagcgacTGATTCGCTCGTGTCTAACATGTTCATATATTGGGGCGTAGctcttttgtttttataatcGTAGTAATTTTCCTTTTGTAATTGTTTATCTGGGAATTGAATTGTTGCGTCATCCACTGCACTGTATTTTCATATAAATCTGTAGGCCTACTATTGTCCTTTTTCAACTTTGTTTCCTGGAAATAAAATGGAAAATCTTTCTTTCTTTCtctatctctctctctcataAGTACAAGTAATGAGAGGACAgataaagaaattgataacaatCAGGTCGccatttggaaatatttgatgtaaaaactgcaaaatttgagtttaatttcagtaattttttttcttcaataaatacttcttgtgtttatttttttaacagcATTTTTATAGAATATCTATTTTGAACCTGTGTTATATTTAACAATACGAATATTTAAGCATGTGTTTTCAGTAGATCATGCACCTTCAGGTTTTTAGGTTCATTATCTAcgagtatataatatataccacAATATAGACAATTACTTAAccattattttaaaatgctaATTAGAAAGTAGTTAAAAATAATcagtttatttgctaaaaaaaaatatgactttttgtaacgGGTTTACAAAGGTGGTAgcacaaaagtcatattgggggtGTCAAAATAGGGCTGACGAAATGACGTTGCGTGTCAAATTGGGGGTGACGAAATAGGGTCATCGAGTCAAGTtaggggtgacgaaatacggCCGTACCGTGGTGTCAGGTTAGGGATGACGGAATACGGTCGCTGCGAAGAAACCTTAAAGATTTGATTTCCGCATGTCAGaatagtagcagcacgttttgaactGGACATATATAATACCAACATAGTGTATATTccggtaattttatgaaaaatatatatgtatcataGGTAAAAGTGGTTTTGTAGTAAATTTTGTACTAAATTTACTATATAATTGAACAATTATCTTTTTTACTCTTGCATACACTGATACTGAACGTTTTTACACTTGGAATAAGTTA
This is a stretch of genomic DNA from Styela clava chromosome 2, kaStyClav1.hap1.2, whole genome shotgun sequence. It encodes these proteins:
- the LOC120335492 gene encoding mediator of RNA polymerase II transcription subunit 20-like is translated as MGVTFVTHWDIEEGKNVPQSLEELQRTIEKIGAKKSGLFCVECETYQTVNINQGKPLNIISNSEYPLSKFALFEDGASLIADAMLPNFLVKMRLFWQQRKGAKIECKGHRYILNDFLFKIGVVTHGSNTRGIAVEIEYTPCLYVKECWNLLLEIFQNILGPQAPTSENPLFQKLKSTDIIYTAEHTSLQYIEVFNNFRKVTS